Proteins from a single region of Chitinibacter bivalviorum:
- a CDS encoding fatty acid cis/trans isomerase: MKQLVRHLPFIALLALLSACSAISQYQWQQKYGQAETTRYDVPATPKKGDVYYHDVQPILEARCAVCHGCYDAPCQLKLTAWEGIARGANPNQVYGDRLKAVPPTRLFEDAMLASQWRERGFHAVLNENNGISNIDGSVLAQMLKLKQQNPLPKTAVLSNDFDFSLGREQQCTTIENFAKFAHKNPLWGMPFGLQGLSSNETEFMLKWISQGAPREAEPPLSPILTQQIAQWEQWLNRDSLKSQLSSRYIYEHLFLAHLYFGDDKTFFKIVRSRTPPGKSVDLIATARPYDDPGVERVYYRLTPVKETILNKTHMPYRLDTARMQQWQRWFIDAPYTVSKLPSYTLDVATNPFIAFEQLPIDSRYRFMLEEAQFTVMGFIKGPVCRGNMALNVINDRFWVFFRDPDTMNEREVGQFLIQNSSAMALPDQLGNSAPILADWSMFADAQLKYLKARVQYIQQRPQRKKVQAEQLIWDGDGHNPNAALTIFRNYDNATVEQGLLGDAPPQTAWVIDYPLLERFHYLLVAGFDVFGNIGHQLKTRLYMDFLRIEGEQNFLSTLPDPAHIALQNQWYRGAPKNTQEYLSASALPLEDFVLTVPASLAPEQAYEQMLQRFKQRISADFKNQFALSYLANPKLVDALTQLQQVKGVSLQWLPQDVVIKVLPKQGKPIWLTLLNDSAYKNVAQLFFDQKRRLPAEDKLTLVNGFIGAYPNAFWVVNEAQLPQLTQAVAQLNSEADYTALMDQFGVRRTSDEFWAFSDEVHQVMKAKLGINYGLFDYNRLENR; this comes from the coding sequence ATGAAACAGCTTGTCCGCCATTTGCCATTCATCGCGCTATTGGCTTTGCTCAGCGCATGTAGTGCCATAAGCCAATATCAATGGCAGCAGAAATACGGCCAAGCCGAAACGACGCGCTACGATGTGCCCGCTACCCCAAAAAAAGGCGATGTGTATTACCACGATGTGCAACCGATTTTGGAGGCGCGTTGTGCCGTTTGTCATGGTTGCTATGATGCGCCCTGTCAGCTCAAACTGACGGCGTGGGAAGGCATTGCCCGCGGCGCAAACCCGAATCAAGTGTATGGCGACCGCCTGAAGGCCGTGCCACCCACACGGCTTTTTGAAGACGCGATGTTGGCTTCACAATGGCGAGAGCGTGGTTTTCATGCCGTTCTGAATGAAAACAATGGCATCAGCAATATTGATGGCAGCGTCTTAGCTCAAATGCTCAAGCTCAAGCAGCAAAATCCACTACCCAAAACTGCCGTACTGTCGAATGATTTTGATTTCTCGCTAGGCCGAGAGCAGCAATGTACGACGATCGAAAACTTTGCCAAATTTGCGCATAAAAACCCATTGTGGGGCATGCCTTTTGGTTTGCAGGGTTTGTCGTCAAATGAAACTGAATTCATGCTCAAATGGATTTCACAAGGAGCGCCGCGTGAGGCAGAGCCGCCATTGAGCCCCATCTTGACCCAGCAGATTGCGCAATGGGAACAATGGCTTAATCGTGACTCACTGAAATCACAGCTTTCATCGCGCTATATTTATGAACATTTATTTCTGGCCCATCTGTATTTTGGCGATGATAAAACCTTCTTCAAAATAGTGCGCTCGCGCACGCCCCCCGGCAAGTCTGTGGATCTGATCGCCACGGCTCGCCCTTACGATGATCCAGGCGTTGAGCGCGTGTATTACCGCCTTACCCCCGTTAAAGAGACGATACTGAATAAAACCCATATGCCCTATCGCCTGGATACAGCGCGGATGCAGCAGTGGCAACGGTGGTTTATTGATGCGCCCTATACGGTCAGCAAGCTCCCGAGTTATACCCTTGATGTAGCTACCAATCCGTTTATTGCATTTGAGCAACTGCCCATCGATTCTCGCTATCGGTTTATGCTCGAAGAAGCGCAATTTACGGTGATGGGCTTTATTAAAGGCCCTGTATGCCGTGGCAACATGGCCTTGAATGTGATCAATGATCGATTTTGGGTGTTTTTCCGTGACCCCGATACGATGAATGAGCGCGAAGTGGGGCAATTTCTGATTCAAAATAGCAGTGCGATGGCATTGCCAGACCAATTGGGAAATTCGGCACCCATCTTGGCCGACTGGAGCATGTTTGCCGATGCGCAACTGAAATATCTCAAGGCGCGCGTTCAATATATTCAGCAACGACCGCAACGCAAAAAAGTGCAGGCCGAGCAGCTTATTTGGGATGGTGATGGTCATAATCCAAATGCGGCACTCACCATCTTTCGCAATTACGACAATGCCACGGTTGAGCAGGGGCTGCTTGGTGATGCGCCGCCACAAACGGCATGGGTGATTGATTACCCATTGCTGGAGCGTTTTCACTATCTGCTCGTCGCAGGTTTTGATGTGTTCGGCAATATTGGCCACCAGCTCAAAACGCGGCTCTATATGGACTTTTTGCGCATCGAGGGCGAGCAAAACTTCTTGTCTACCTTGCCAGATCCCGCGCACATCGCGCTGCAAAATCAATGGTATCGTGGTGCGCCAAAGAATACCCAAGAGTACTTAAGCGCCAGCGCCTTGCCATTGGAGGATTTTGTACTGACCGTGCCAGCGTCCTTAGCGCCCGAGCAAGCTTATGAGCAAATGTTGCAGAGGTTTAAGCAGCGTATTTCTGCTGATTTTAAAAATCAATTTGCTTTGAGCTATCTTGCGAATCCGAAGCTGGTGGATGCACTGACTCAATTGCAGCAAGTTAAAGGCGTTAGTCTGCAATGGTTGCCACAGGATGTGGTGATTAAAGTATTGCCCAAGCAGGGCAAACCCATTTGGCTGACTTTGTTGAACGACAGTGCGTATAAGAATGTGGCGCAGTTGTTTTTTGATCAGAAACGTCGTCTGCCAGCGGAAGATAAGCTCACCTTGGTGAACGGCTTTATCGGTGCCTACCCCAATGCATTTTGGGTGGTGAATGAAGCGCAATTGCCGCAATTGACGCAAGCGGTGGCGCAATTAAACAGCGAAGCGGATTACACCGCCTTGATGGATCAATTTGGCGTGCGCCGTACCAGTGATGAATTCTGGGCTTTCAGTGATGAAGTTCATCAGGTGATGAAAGCCAAATTGGGTATCAATTATGGATTGTTTGATTACAATCGACTTGAAAATAGATAG
- a CDS encoding threonine/serine exporter family protein yields the protein MQTISTTPLLSLDEILALSLQAGLLMHQSGAGTHRTSMAMQRIAKALGAARVDIMISSTNIGATVERANELGNETLTAFRKAPHMGANFSSLTAVRHWLHQLEHGEIDAKIAKRQLDEIAGRATHYPRWLITILVGISCGAFAALFGGDIPAIIFTTIGAACGMAVRFFMVLRHFKPSIFATASSFVALLITGLLAHQASSTPDAALAASVLFLIPGVPLINGAADLLNGNYLNGIVRFTMSAVIIFGIAVGVSIALRILG from the coding sequence ATGCAAACCATATCAACCACTCCATTACTGTCTCTGGATGAAATCTTGGCGCTGTCGCTGCAAGCGGGTTTGCTAATGCATCAATCTGGTGCGGGCACTCATCGTACGTCAATGGCGATGCAAAGAATTGCCAAAGCACTGGGCGCGGCTCGGGTTGATATTATGATTTCCTCGACCAATATCGGTGCCACCGTCGAGCGTGCGAATGAACTGGGAAACGAAACACTCACCGCCTTTCGCAAAGCGCCGCATATGGGTGCCAATTTCTCATCACTGACGGCAGTGCGCCATTGGCTGCATCAGCTTGAGCATGGCGAAATCGATGCCAAAATAGCCAAGCGGCAACTCGACGAAATTGCCGGTCGTGCAACGCACTACCCCCGCTGGCTAATTACCATTTTAGTAGGTATATCATGCGGCGCCTTTGCTGCACTATTTGGTGGCGATATACCTGCAATTATTTTCACCACCATTGGCGCAGCCTGTGGGATGGCCGTGCGCTTTTTCATGGTTTTGCGTCATTTCAAGCCTTCGATTTTCGCTACGGCATCCAGTTTTGTCGCCTTACTCATTACGGGTTTGCTGGCACATCAAGCGAGCAGCACGCCTGATGCAGCACTAGCCGCATCGGTCTTGTTCTTGATTCCTGGCGTGCCACTCATTAATGGCGCAGCCGACTTGCTCAATGGCAATTACTTAAACGGGATTGTGCGTTTCACAATGAGTGCCGTGATTATTTTTGGCATCGCCGTTGGCGTGAGCATTGCATTGCGAATTTTGGGGTAA
- a CDS encoding threonine/serine exporter family protein, which translates to MMNTWLLELWAAPAALGFALLFNVPPRALWMCGALAIVGHACRKLVMVYGGDIVLATLCAALLIGLVAEWWGARHNEPSAIYAVSAAIPMVPGTYMYKAVQGLLGLARLPHGADGSQLLVAAGVSGITACMVVIALAFGVAAPLLLWPKSKD; encoded by the coding sequence ATGATGAATACATGGTTATTGGAACTCTGGGCGGCGCCTGCAGCTTTAGGCTTTGCCTTATTATTTAATGTGCCGCCCCGCGCCCTTTGGATGTGCGGCGCACTGGCCATCGTCGGACATGCTTGTCGTAAATTAGTGATGGTATACGGCGGCGACATTGTGCTAGCGACACTCTGTGCCGCACTGTTGATTGGCCTTGTCGCCGAATGGTGGGGAGCACGGCACAATGAGCCGAGCGCAATTTATGCCGTCAGCGCCGCAATCCCGATGGTACCTGGCACCTATATGTACAAAGCGGTACAAGGCCTACTCGGATTGGCACGCTTACCTCATGGCGCAGATGGCTCACAACTTTTGGTGGCAGCAGGCGTCAGCGGAATTACCGCCTGCATGGTCGTGATTGCACTGGCATTCGGGGTGGCAGCCCCATTGCTGTTGTGGCCCAAATCGAAAGACTAA
- a CDS encoding sensor domain-containing diguanylate cyclase: MPTTPTVSHEALLAALPVAAWMKDLQSRYIWVNQAMADLMGRSCDELLGQSDLDLLPDWMSEQIQFEELAVLARQEGRNSEIDLPKVGNLNRTVRCYRSCTYSPQGELTGIAGFAVDLTTERQLRKELKAQINSQSSWLRALQDHALITMMDRQGKFTYVSDQFGRLIGQSSKSLIGQLRSNYELQPQGLQINYYLTLAEQGTPVTLEFTGERADGSQYWVRSLLIALNSPAETEQIFFELATDLTTEKQTASALNLVNNNLIELINKNTELIAQLEVAARTDPLTGLLNRRALFERAKQEGDRAKRKKLPLSVIAMDIDHFKVINDSYGHEVGDQALILLARWCGQTLRSSDLMARTGGEEFVVLLPDTDLEHALAIAERIRLLVAQSKVSANQNAILFSYTLSQGVALLGENESIQDALVRADHALYQAKAEGRNRVCVAQSSD; the protein is encoded by the coding sequence ATGCCCACTACGCCAACTGTATCCCATGAAGCACTGCTCGCTGCCTTGCCTGTCGCCGCGTGGATGAAGGATTTGCAGTCGCGCTATATTTGGGTCAATCAAGCGATGGCCGATTTGATGGGTCGGAGTTGCGATGAATTGTTGGGGCAAAGTGATCTCGATCTATTGCCCGACTGGATGTCTGAGCAAATCCAATTTGAAGAGTTAGCCGTATTGGCACGCCAAGAAGGACGCAATAGCGAAATTGATTTGCCTAAAGTTGGCAATCTAAATCGAACAGTGCGCTGTTATCGCTCGTGTACCTATAGCCCACAAGGAGAGCTAACGGGTATTGCAGGCTTTGCGGTCGATCTCACGACGGAAAGGCAATTGCGCAAGGAGCTTAAAGCGCAGATCAATAGCCAGTCGAGTTGGCTGCGTGCTTTGCAAGATCATGCGCTGATTACAATGATGGATAGGCAGGGTAAATTTACCTATGTGAGCGATCAATTCGGGCGTCTGATTGGTCAATCGTCGAAGTCATTAATTGGCCAATTGCGCAGTAACTACGAATTACAGCCGCAAGGTTTGCAAATCAACTATTACCTGACCTTGGCGGAGCAAGGAACGCCGGTGACCTTGGAGTTTACCGGCGAGCGAGCCGATGGTAGCCAATATTGGGTGCGCTCACTATTAATTGCGCTCAATTCACCCGCGGAAACCGAGCAAATCTTTTTTGAATTGGCGACCGACTTAACCACTGAAAAACAAACCGCCAGTGCGCTCAATCTGGTGAACAATAATTTAATCGAACTGATTAATAAAAACACTGAATTGATTGCGCAATTGGAAGTGGCCGCACGGACCGACCCATTAACGGGCTTACTGAATCGTCGGGCCTTATTTGAGCGCGCGAAACAAGAGGGGGATCGGGCCAAGCGCAAAAAGCTGCCTTTGTCGGTGATTGCGATGGATATTGATCACTTCAAAGTGATCAATGACAGCTACGGTCATGAAGTCGGCGATCAGGCCTTGATCTTGTTAGCGCGCTGGTGCGGGCAAACTTTGCGCTCCAGCGATTTAATGGCGCGTACTGGCGGCGAAGAATTTGTCGTGCTGTTACCTGATACTGATTTGGAACATGCACTGGCGATTGCTGAGCGGATTCGCCTCTTGGTTGCGCAAAGCAAGGTCAGTGCGAACCAGAATGCAATTCTGTTTAGCTATACGCTTAGCCAAGGCGTGGCATTACTCGGCGAAAATGAAAGTATCCAAGACGCGCTCGTACGCGCTGACCATGCCTTGTATCAGGCCAAGGCAGAAGGGCGCAACCGAGTATGTGTTGCGCAGTCTTCAGATTAG
- a CDS encoding GntR family transcriptional regulator, whose protein sequence is MDQATAMDRKLLALEPDLASPQPVAIQFFQKLKIAITAGYWLPNEVLPGIAQFAALFKLPEAVVQIAFDQLVSESWLRCDEQGHYLITPKIDQPVSRLSNLSDLLHARGFKAGSVWLKREIAAPNIDEQWRLKLQTGAKVSRLQRLRTANDVVIGYESTSLPSSILPDPNAVGTSLYQFMNEHNLVIAKAVEEIDAFSCDAAMAALCGFELNKALLRLTRVSFLPNGRAFELTYSYFRSDYYRYVVEFND, encoded by the coding sequence ATGGATCAAGCCACAGCAATGGATCGCAAACTCTTGGCGCTAGAGCCTGATCTGGCTTCGCCGCAGCCTGTTGCGATCCAATTCTTCCAAAAATTAAAAATTGCTATTACCGCAGGCTATTGGCTGCCCAATGAGGTCTTGCCCGGGATTGCCCAATTTGCCGCTTTATTTAAATTACCCGAAGCAGTAGTGCAGATCGCTTTTGATCAGTTGGTGAGCGAGAGCTGGCTGCGCTGTGATGAGCAAGGGCATTATCTGATCACCCCCAAAATAGATCAGCCCGTTTCACGCTTGAGTAATTTATCCGATCTATTACACGCCCGAGGATTTAAGGCGGGTTCGGTGTGGCTTAAACGCGAAATTGCCGCGCCCAATATCGATGAGCAATGGCGACTAAAGTTACAAACAGGCGCCAAAGTGAGTCGTTTGCAGCGGCTACGAACTGCTAATGATGTCGTGATTGGCTATGAATCAACTAGCCTGCCTAGCAGTATCTTGCCTGACCCGAATGCGGTGGGCACATCGCTGTACCAATTTATGAATGAACATAATCTGGTTATCGCAAAAGCGGTCGAGGAGATTGACGCATTTTCTTGCGATGCGGCAATGGCTGCCTTATGTGGGTTTGAGCTCAACAAAGCACTTCTGCGCTTAACGCGGGTGAGCTTCTTGCCCAATGGGCGGGCTTTTGAGCTGACCTATTCTTATTTCCGTAGCGATTATTATCGCTACGTTGTTGAATTTAACGATTAG